A genomic stretch from Desulfolutivibrio sulfodismutans DSM 3696 includes:
- a CDS encoding chemotaxis response regulator protein-glutamate methylesterase — translation MIRAAIVNDLPLAVAALRRVLDAAPGVEVAWTAGDGAEAVDMCARDVPDVILMDLIMPVMDGVEATRRIMRESPCAIVVVTATVSGNAGKVFEAMGHGALDAVATPVFGLDGAIVGGEELLKKIFTIAKLISKPGGAPGPASPVQAVSPSGRHPALAVIGASTGGPKAVAAILAGLPRDLDAALVVVQHVDMRFAGGLAEWLRSQCSLHVQVAVQGQGLSPGVVHVAGTNDHLVLRPDLTLGYQAEPVDYPYRPSVDAFFGSVARYWPKPGVAALLTGMGRDGAKGLLALRQAGWPTIAQDEATSVVYGMPKAAAELGAATRILPLADIARAICDTLTPGSTPHA, via the coding sequence ATGATCCGGGCGGCCATCGTCAACGACCTGCCCCTGGCGGTTGCGGCCCTGCGCCGCGTCCTGGACGCCGCGCCCGGGGTCGAGGTGGCCTGGACCGCAGGCGACGGGGCCGAGGCCGTGGACATGTGCGCCCGGGACGTGCCGGATGTGATCCTCATGGATCTGATCATGCCGGTCATGGACGGGGTGGAGGCCACCAGGCGCATCATGCGCGAGAGCCCGTGCGCCATCGTGGTGGTCACGGCCACGGTGTCGGGCAACGCGGGCAAGGTCTTCGAGGCCATGGGGCACGGGGCCCTGGATGCCGTAGCCACGCCGGTTTTCGGCCTGGACGGGGCGATTGTCGGCGGCGAGGAACTGCTCAAAAAAATTTTCACCATCGCCAAGCTGATCAGCAAGCCGGGCGGCGCCCCTGGACCCGCCTCCCCGGTCCAGGCCGTCAGCCCTTCGGGCCGACACCCCGCCCTGGCGGTCATCGGGGCCTCCACCGGCGGCCCCAAGGCCGTGGCCGCCATCCTGGCCGGGTTGCCCCGGGATCTCGACGCCGCCCTGGTGGTGGTCCAGCATGTGGACATGCGTTTCGCAGGCGGCCTGGCCGAGTGGCTTCGCAGCCAATGTTCCCTGCACGTCCAGGTGGCCGTGCAGGGCCAGGGACTTTCTCCGGGCGTGGTCCATGTGGCCGGGACCAACGATCATCTGGTTCTGCGGCCCGACCTGACCCTTGGCTACCAGGCCGAGCCCGTGGACTATCCCTACCGCCCGTCCGTGGACGCCTTTTTCGGCAGCGTGGCCCGGTATTGGCCCAAACCCGGAGTGGCCGCGCTTTTGACCGGGATGGGCCGGGACGGGGCCAAGGGGCTTTTGGCCCTACGCCAGGCCGGATGGCCCACCATCGCCCAGGACGAGGCCACAAGCGTGGTCTACGGCATGCCCAAGGCGGCTGCGGAGCTTGGCGCGGCCACGCGTATCCTGCCCCTGGCGGACATCGCCCGGGCCATTTGCGACACCCTCACCCCTGGGAGCACGCCCCATGCCTGA
- a CDS encoding iron-containing alcohol dehydrogenase produces MNIREQVYGFFIPTVTLFGFGAANEIPGKIRSIGGAKPLIVTDRGIVGAGILKRITDLMDAAGLAYAVYDETIPNPTDENVHKGVGIYGQNACDSLITLGGGSAHDCGKGIGLVVANGGRIHDYEGLDKSQKPLPPYMAVNTTAGTASEMTRFCIITDLSRKVKMAIVDWRVTPNIAVDDPLLMVGMPPALTAATGMDALTHAVEAYVSTIATPITDACAEKAIEIIFRHLRAAVANGQDLEARDAMCYAQYLAGMAFNNASLGHVHAMAHQLGGFYDLPHGECNAILLPHVEKFNLIAKVERFAKLAGIMGAEVAGMSRRDAADAAIEEIRRLSADVGIPSGLIELGRRYGKEVRAGDIPVMTANAQKDACGLTNPRCPTDQDVAAIYMAAL; encoded by the coding sequence ATGAACATCCGCGAACAGGTCTACGGTTTTTTCATCCCCACGGTGACGCTTTTCGGCTTTGGCGCGGCCAATGAAATCCCCGGCAAAATCCGCTCCATCGGGGGCGCGAAACCGCTCATTGTCACCGACAGGGGCATCGTGGGCGCGGGCATCCTGAAGCGCATCACCGACCTGATGGATGCCGCCGGATTGGCCTACGCCGTCTACGACGAAACCATCCCCAACCCCACCGATGAAAACGTGCACAAAGGCGTCGGGATCTATGGGCAAAACGCCTGCGACAGCCTGATCACCCTGGGCGGGGGATCGGCTCACGACTGTGGTAAGGGGATCGGCCTGGTCGTCGCCAACGGCGGCAGGATCCACGACTATGAGGGTCTCGACAAGTCGCAAAAACCCCTGCCCCCCTATATGGCCGTCAACACCACCGCCGGGACGGCGTCGGAGATGACCCGTTTTTGCATCATCACCGACCTGTCTCGCAAAGTGAAAATGGCCATCGTGGACTGGCGCGTGACCCCGAACATCGCCGTGGACGATCCGCTGCTGATGGTCGGCATGCCGCCCGCACTCACCGCCGCCACCGGCATGGACGCCCTGACCCATGCCGTGGAGGCCTATGTGTCCACCATCGCCACTCCCATAACCGACGCCTGCGCGGAAAAGGCCATCGAGATCATCTTCAGGCATCTGCGCGCCGCCGTGGCCAACGGCCAGGATCTGGAGGCCCGCGACGCCATGTGCTACGCCCAGTATCTGGCCGGCATGGCCTTCAACAACGCCTCCCTGGGCCATGTGCATGCCATGGCCCACCAGCTCGGCGGCTTCTACGATCTGCCCCACGGAGAATGCAACGCCATCCTCCTGCCCCATGTGGAGAAGTTCAACCTGATCGCCAAGGTCGAGCGGTTCGCCAAGCTGGCCGGGATCATGGGGGCGGAGGTTGCGGGCATGTCCAGGCGCGACGCCGCCGATGCGGCCATTGAGGAGATCAGGCGGCTTTCCGCCGACGTCGGCATCCCGTCCGGGTTGATCGAACTGGGTCGACGCTACGGCAAAGAGGTCCGGGCCGGGGACATCCCCGTCATGACCGCCAACGCCCAGAAGGACGCCTGCGGTCTGACCAACCCCCGCTGCCCCACGGACCAGGACGTGGCCGCCATCTATATGGCCGCCCTGTAG
- a CDS encoding SpoIIE family protein phosphatase, translating into MPDDRTTAPAATALADHAVTVLLIDDQAMVAEAVRRMLADEPGIVFHFCQDPAKAIQTAERLLPTVILQDLVMPDIDGLTLVKFFRNRPKLKDIPLIVLSTKEEPATKAEAFALGANDYLVKLPDKVELIARIRHHSSGYTNLLQRNEAYRALEESQKALADELARAAEYVISLLPPPLATGDIRTEWSFVPSAQLGGDAFGYHALDEDHFALYLLDVCNHGVGPALLSVQALNVLQNQMLPGVDYRDPSQVLTALNDAFPMERHNNLYFTIWYGVYHTKSRLLRFGNAGHPPALLLTPDGQAVDLIKRNLMIGGMPDIAYKSDSRVVEPGSRLFLFSDGVYEVAPPGGEYWQFSEFRDYMAGLAPAGEIASLLAHVRAMGCRDVLADDFSMVKVIFD; encoded by the coding sequence ATGCCTGATGACCGCACCACCGCCCCTGCTGCAACGGCCCTGGCCGACCATGCCGTCACGGTCCTGCTCATCGACGACCAGGCCATGGTGGCCGAGGCCGTGCGCCGCATGCTGGCCGACGAGCCGGGCATCGTGTTCCACTTTTGCCAGGATCCGGCCAAGGCCATCCAGACGGCCGAGCGCCTTCTGCCCACGGTCATCCTCCAGGATCTGGTCATGCCCGATATCGACGGGTTGACCCTGGTGAAATTCTTTCGAAACCGCCCGAAACTCAAGGACATCCCCCTGATCGTGCTGTCCACCAAGGAGGAGCCCGCCACCAAGGCCGAGGCCTTCGCCCTGGGGGCCAACGACTATCTGGTCAAGCTGCCGGACAAGGTCGAACTCATCGCCCGCATCCGCCACCACTCAAGCGGCTACACCAACCTGCTGCAAAGAAACGAGGCCTATCGCGCCCTTGAGGAGAGCCAGAAGGCCCTGGCCGACGAACTGGCCCGGGCGGCAGAGTACGTCATCTCGCTTTTGCCGCCGCCCCTGGCCACAGGGGACATCCGCACCGAATGGAGCTTCGTGCCCTCGGCCCAACTGGGCGGGGACGCCTTCGGCTACCATGCCCTGGACGAGGACCATTTCGCCCTCTATCTCCTGGACGTCTGCAACCACGGCGTGGGACCGGCGCTTTTGTCCGTGCAGGCCTTAAACGTCCTGCAAAACCAGATGCTCCCCGGCGTCGACTACCGCGACCCCTCCCAGGTCCTGACGGCCCTAAACGACGCCTTTCCCATGGAGCGGCACAACAACCTCTATTTCACCATCTGGTACGGGGTGTACCACACGAAATCCCGGCTCTTGCGCTTCGGCAACGCCGGCCACCCCCCGGCCCTGCTGTTGACCCCGGACGGCCAGGCCGTGGACCTGATCAAACGGAACCTGATGATCGGGGGCATGCCGGACATCGCCTACAAGAGCGACTCCCGGGTCGTCGAACCGGGATCGCGGCTGTTTCTCTTTTCGGACGGGGTCTACGAGGTGGCCCCGCCGGGCGGGGAATACTGGCAGTTTTCCGAGTTCAGGGACTACATGGCCGGGCTTGCGCCCGCGGGGGAGATCGCGTCCCTTCTGGCCCATGTGCGGGCCATGGGCTGCCGCGACGTTCTGGCGGACGACTTCTCCATGGTCAAGGTCATCTTCGACTGA
- a CDS encoding DUF6125 family protein: MKSQGSPHPSGPVDLHGGVAPGGTVGTVDTESTVGTEETAVLARHVAEAVRQIAVHYGLWLAEAAHQFGPQAAVSMEARAGDALLPLLARRIEKALDLPDDVPTLLAGLGREKLERLLSALSVSWLAADGVWFRAVEDERGMHDAKRVNDTCWSRLGYYEAVRAKARLGLPEAGGLPALRQALGARLIACVNPWDIVEETPASFVLRIVQCRVQSSRARQGLPPYPCMSGGSTEYAAFAAGIDPAIRTECVSCPPEQSRPECACAWRFSIPGGRSAPENTPGAF; the protein is encoded by the coding sequence ATGAAATCCCAGGGTTCGCCCCATCCGTCAGGGCCGGTCGATCTCCACGGCGGCGTCGCCCCAGGGGGCACGGTGGGCACGGTGGACACGGAGAGCACGGTGGGCACGGAAGAAACCGCCGTCCTGGCCCGCCATGTGGCCGAGGCCGTCAGGCAGATCGCCGTGCATTACGGCCTGTGGCTGGCCGAGGCGGCGCATCAGTTCGGCCCGCAGGCCGCCGTCTCCATGGAGGCCCGGGCCGGAGACGCCCTACTGCCGCTTCTGGCCAGGCGCATCGAAAAGGCCCTGGATCTTCCGGACGATGTGCCGACGCTTCTGGCGGGCCTGGGCAGGGAAAAGCTCGAGCGGCTGTTGTCCGCCCTGTCGGTTTCCTGGCTGGCGGCGGACGGGGTCTGGTTCCGGGCCGTCGAAGACGAGCGCGGCATGCACGACGCCAAGCGGGTCAACGACACCTGCTGGTCGCGCCTGGGGTATTACGAGGCGGTTCGCGCCAAGGCCCGCCTGGGATTGCCCGAGGCGGGAGGATTGCCTGCCCTCAGGCAGGCCCTGGGGGCCCGGCTCATCGCCTGCGTCAACCCATGGGATATCGTGGAGGAGACCCCGGCGTCTTTCGTCCTGCGCATCGTCCAGTGCCGGGTGCAGTCCTCCCGGGCGCGCCAGGGGCTGCCGCCCTATCCCTGCATGTCCGGCGGCTCCACGGAATATGCGGCCTTTGCCGCCGGGATCGACCCGGCCATCAGGACCGAGTGCGTCAGTTGCCCACCCGAGCAGTCACGCCCGGAATGCGCCTGCGCCTGGCGCTTTTCGATTCCAGGCGGGAGGAGCGCCCCGGAAAACACACCGGGGGCTTTTTAA
- a CDS encoding chemotaxis protein CheW, with amino-acid sequence MNAAETEYGCWVRIGSYGQSTCERLPEGGCRDCPQFQVKGLGLYDREPPEGYAGEWTRILAEAKPPLEQDATSVLVFRIGQEWLALRTARFEEIIPPRPIHTVPGLRSRAFLGLVNVSGVLLPCMSLAEILGLSEPAAEAIPAGSARIAGRMAVVAGQDGRFVLPVDEISGTHRLAPGERFQAPVTVSRTPRHFSCGVFALRGTVVGVLDEDALFPALTRSITG; translated from the coding sequence ATGAACGCGGCTGAGACGGAATACGGCTGCTGGGTGCGCATCGGCTCCTATGGCCAAAGCACCTGCGAGCGGCTTCCCGAGGGCGGCTGCCGGGACTGCCCGCAGTTCCAGGTCAAGGGGCTTGGGCTCTACGACCGGGAGCCGCCGGAGGGATATGCCGGGGAGTGGACACGTATCCTGGCCGAGGCCAAGCCGCCCCTGGAGCAAGACGCCACCTCCGTGCTGGTCTTTCGCATCGGCCAGGAGTGGCTGGCCCTGCGCACGGCCCGGTTCGAGGAGATCATCCCGCCGCGGCCGATCCACACCGTGCCGGGTCTGCGCAGCCGGGCCTTTCTGGGGTTGGTCAACGTAAGCGGGGTGCTTTTGCCTTGCATGTCCCTGGCCGAGATACTGGGCCTGTCCGAACCCGCCGCAGAGGCAATCCCGGCGGGAAGCGCCCGGATCGCGGGGCGCATGGCCGTGGTCGCCGGGCAGGATGGACGTTTCGTCCTTCCGGTGGATGAGATTTCCGGAACGCATCGTCTCGCCCCTGGGGAACGGTTTCAGGCCCCGGTCACGGTCAGCCGGACCCCCCGGCATTTTTCCTGCGGCGTGTTCGCCCTACGCGGGACCGTGGTGGGCGTTTTGGACGAGGACGCCCTGTTTCCGGCCCTGACCAGGAGCATCACCGGATGA
- a CDS encoding sugar phosphate isomerase/epimerase family protein: MQSLLEFCRTYDCFAAEYTFQRGALSRHEVALEIPDIEILRGAGLLLRYHLAFPGFDLGHPDPVRAREAVEFYLFCLRVVAELGGDRVTLHIGLDRALRGRVDYAAAVDGLRELTETGEGLGVRVCLENLRLGRTGDPRQFQALLAQSGAFATLDVGHAYAREAASAVPGCALDFIPRCNGRLLGAHVYEIEAAVHPGGPARHMAPRDLTAIRPLLDAMVWETSCDWWLVELMDAGEMADTLQLLRRYQDEIRIAGGASVQAAGKLHPNEKEIA; this comes from the coding sequence GTGCAGAGTCTCCTGGAGTTCTGTCGGACTTACGACTGCTTCGCTGCGGAATACACCTTTCAGCGGGGGGCGCTTTCCCGGCATGAGGTGGCGCTAGAAATTCCCGACATCGAGATTTTGCGCGGCGCAGGGCTGCTGCTGCGGTACCACCTGGCCTTTCCCGGCTTCGACCTGGGGCATCCGGACCCGGTCCGGGCTCGCGAGGCCGTGGAGTTCTACCTCTTTTGCCTGCGCGTCGTGGCCGAGCTGGGCGGCGACCGCGTCACCCTGCACATCGGCCTGGACAGGGCGCTGCGGGGGCGTGTGGACTATGCGGCCGCCGTGGACGGGCTGCGGGAACTGACGGAGACGGGCGAGGGCCTGGGGGTGCGGGTGTGTCTGGAGAACCTGCGTCTGGGCAGGACCGGCGATCCCCGCCAGTTTCAGGCGCTGCTTGCCCAAAGCGGCGCGTTCGCCACCCTGGACGTGGGCCACGCCTACGCCCGCGAGGCGGCCTCCGCCGTGCCCGGTTGCGCCCTGGATTTCATACCCCGCTGCAACGGCCGGTTGCTTGGCGCCCATGTCTACGAAATCGAGGCGGCCGTGCATCCGGGAGGACCGGCACGGCACATGGCGCCGCGCGATCTGACGGCCATCCGGCCGCTTCTCGACGCCATGGTGTGGGAAACATCGTGCGACTGGTGGCTGGTCGAGCTGATGGACGCCGGGGAGATGGCCGACACGTTGCAGCTCTTGCGTCGGTATCAGGACGAGATCAGGATCGCAGGCGGCGCATCTGTACAGGCCGCTGGCAAACTGCACCCCAACGAAAAGGAAATCGCATGA
- a CDS encoding response regulator, translating into MSPSDEPADLSMLEFFHSELVPAVASLQTGLTALLDGRESASEAAPSLVRSAGSIKAAAHIAGLAGTSALARAMEDVLEAARRDGRLPGRNADEALVAATAALVRLSRREAKDIPQAAAAEAEGLADLAMVLSRAAREPSDSIPGAEGGASLPSATTPGSASEPASASAPEPAPAQGPSRTSGSTSGSTSGPPPEPAAAECHADLSMLDLFRMELETNAAVLDAGLVALEADQRPELVEPLMRAAHSVKGAARIVGLPLAVELAHAMEDLLEACRQGRTHLETGHIDLLLAGNDVFSRLAGRPTGEIPADLAAMAGRIAELQGLLHQGLTESGPPPAAGVAAPTASDGQSAPAGPSPPPEQAPPATTGRSVPAAPAARPGPAEAGTPTGDSLVRISAANLNRFMGLAGECLVEARSLASMNGIFQRLKAGQDALSGVLAALREAVTAGEGAQNRPMPSGPGETVGCGERLAQAGRLLAGSREVLIQGMERFDLFSRRLENLSDRLYNEVVDSRMRRFSDGLHGFPRMVRDLARELGKRVSFTVAGQATKVDREILERLEAPLTHLLRNALDHGLEAPEERARLGKPETGVLTLSARHYAGMLAITVADDGRGLDPERIRDKVLERGLASPEMAAALSDAELMDFLFLPGFSTAGKVTEISGRGVGLDVVHSMVRDVGGQVRAESRPGQGMTFFLRLPLTLSVVRTLLVDVSGEAYAMPLTRIDRIVSLDKEEISELEGRQFCVFEGDTIGLVPAWRILGARGGQEAAAPAGNAGNRPGIAVVVISDRLNRYGMVVEDFLGERDLVVKPLDPRLGKVPCVSAASVMEDGSPVLILDVDDMVRAVDNLLSRGRLDRVGEASTRQSGRTKRILVVDDSLTVRETQRRLLSNRGYEVETAVDGMDGLNALRGHDFDLAVTDVDMPRMTGIELVRQIRADARLAGLPVMIVSYKDREEDRMQGLHAGADYYLSKGSFQDESLLSAVADLIGEPEA; encoded by the coding sequence ATGAGCCCTTCCGACGAACCGGCCGACCTGTCCATGCTGGAGTTTTTCCACTCCGAGCTTGTCCCTGCCGTGGCCTCGCTTCAGACCGGGTTGACGGCCCTTTTGGACGGCCGGGAGTCGGCTTCCGAGGCCGCGCCCTCCCTGGTCCGGTCGGCCGGGTCCATCAAGGCGGCGGCCCATATTGCGGGACTGGCCGGGACCAGCGCCCTGGCCCGGGCCATGGAGGACGTCTTGGAGGCGGCCCGGCGTGACGGGCGTCTTCCCGGACGTAACGCCGACGAGGCCCTTGTGGCCGCCACGGCCGCGCTGGTGCGCCTGTCCCGGCGCGAGGCAAAGGACATCCCTCAGGCCGCTGCGGCCGAGGCCGAGGGGCTGGCCGATCTGGCGATGGTCCTCTCCAGGGCGGCGCGCGAACCGTCCGATTCCATTCCCGGTGCGGAGGGCGGGGCGTCCCTTCCGTCCGCGACCACCCCGGGGTCCGCCTCGGAACCGGCCTCGGCCTCTGCCCCGGAACCGGCCCCGGCGCAGGGCCCGTCCCGCACGTCTGGCTCCACGTCGGGCTCTACGTCTGGCCCCCCGCCTGAACCGGCTGCGGCCGAGTGCCATGCCGACCTAAGCATGCTCGACCTGTTTCGCATGGAGCTGGAAACCAACGCCGCCGTCCTTGACGCCGGTCTGGTCGCCCTGGAGGCGGACCAGCGGCCGGAACTGGTGGAGCCGCTGATGCGCGCCGCCCATTCCGTCAAGGGCGCGGCCCGCATTGTGGGCCTGCCGCTGGCTGTGGAGCTGGCCCATGCCATGGAGGATCTCCTGGAGGCCTGCCGCCAGGGCCGCACGCATCTGGAGACGGGGCATATCGACCTGCTTTTGGCCGGAAACGACGTGTTTTCCCGGCTTGCGGGACGCCCGACCGGGGAGATTCCGGCCGATCTTGCGGCTATGGCCGGGCGCATCGCCGAATTGCAGGGGCTTTTGCACCAAGGCCTCACCGAATCCGGCCCGCCGCCTGCCGCAGGCGTCGCCGCGCCCACCGCCTCCGACGGACAGTCGGCCCCAGCCGGGCCGTCCCCGCCTCCGGAACAGGCCCCCCCCGCAACGACGGGCCGGAGCGTCCCCGCCGCGCCTGCCGCCCGGCCAGGACCGGCGGAGGCCGGAACCCCGACCGGGGACAGCCTGGTCCGGATCTCGGCCGCCAATCTCAACCGCTTCATGGGACTGGCCGGGGAATGTCTGGTGGAGGCCCGCTCCCTGGCTTCCATGAACGGGATTTTCCAGCGTCTCAAGGCCGGGCAGGACGCCCTGTCCGGTGTGCTGGCCGCGCTGCGCGAGGCGGTTACGGCCGGGGAAGGCGCGCAGAATCGGCCCATGCCCTCCGGCCCGGGGGAGACCGTCGGCTGCGGCGAACGCCTGGCCCAGGCCGGGCGGCTTCTTGCCGGTTCGCGGGAGGTTCTGATCCAGGGCATGGAGCGGTTCGACCTGTTCTCCCGGCGTCTGGAGAACCTGTCCGACAGGCTCTACAACGAGGTCGTCGACAGCCGCATGCGGCGGTTCTCCGACGGGCTGCACGGCTTTCCCCGCATGGTTCGCGACCTGGCCAGGGAGCTGGGCAAGCGGGTGTCCTTCACGGTCGCCGGGCAGGCCACCAAGGTGGACCGCGAGATTCTGGAGCGCCTGGAGGCCCCGCTGACCCACCTTTTGCGAAACGCCCTGGACCACGGTCTGGAGGCCCCCGAGGAGCGGGCCCGGCTCGGCAAGCCGGAAACAGGCGTCCTGACCCTCTCGGCCCGGCACTATGCCGGCATGCTGGCCATCACGGTGGCCGACGACGGCCGGGGCCTTGACCCGGAACGCATCCGGGACAAGGTGCTGGAGCGGGGGCTGGCCTCGCCGGAGATGGCCGCAGCCTTAAGCGACGCGGAACTCATGGATTTTTTGTTCCTGCCTGGGTTTTCCACGGCCGGGAAGGTCACGGAGATTTCCGGCCGGGGCGTGGGACTGGATGTGGTCCACTCCATGGTCCGGGATGTGGGCGGCCAGGTCCGGGCCGAGTCCCGTCCGGGCCAGGGCATGACGTTTTTCTTACGCCTGCCCCTGACCCTGTCCGTGGTGCGCACCCTGTTGGTGGATGTGTCCGGGGAGGCCTACGCCATGCCCCTGACCCGCATCGACCGCATTGTCTCCCTGGACAAGGAGGAGATAAGCGAGCTTGAGGGGCGGCAGTTCTGCGTGTTTGAGGGCGACACCATCGGGCTGGTCCCGGCCTGGCGGATCCTGGGGGCGCGGGGTGGCCAGGAGGCGGCCGCACCGGCCGGAAACGCCGGGAACCGGCCGGGAATAGCGGTTGTCGTCATCAGCGACCGCCTGAACCGCTACGGCATGGTGGTGGAGGATTTTCTCGGCGAGCGCGATCTGGTGGTCAAGCCCCTGGACCCGCGTCTGGGCAAGGTTCCCTGCGTGAGCGCGGCCTCGGTCATGGAGGACGGTTCGCCGGTGCTGATCCTGGACGTGGACGACATGGTCCGGGCCGTGGACAATCTGCTGAGCCGGGGGCGGCTTGACCGGGTGGGGGAGGCCTCCACGCGCCAGAGCGGGCGGACCAAACGCATCCTGGTGGTGGACGATTCCCTGACCGTGCGCGAGACCCAGCGGCGGCTTCTGTCCAACCGGGGGTACGAGGTGGAGACGGCCGTTGACGGCATGGATGGCTTAAACGCCTTGCGCGGCCACGATTTCGACCTGGCGGTCACGGACGTGGACATGCCGCGCATGACCGGCATCGAGCTTGTGCGGCAGATACGGGCCGACGCCCGGCTGGCCGGGCTTCCGGTCATGATCGTTTCCTACAAGGATCGCGAGGAGGACCGCATGCAGGGGTTGCATGCCGGGGCGGATTATTACCTGAGCAAGGGCAGCTTTCAGGATGAAAGCCTGCTTTCCGCCGTGGCCGACCTGATCGGGGAGCCCGAGGCATGA